From Deltaproteobacteria bacterium:
TGCGGCACGACCTGCGGCACCGGCGTCTGCGTGAACGGCGCCTGCACCTGCCCCGCGGGCACCGCGGTCTGCAGCGGCGGCCAGTGCGTGGACCTGTCGAACAACCCCTCCCACTGCGGCGCCTGCGGCTTCACCTGCAACAGCGGAGAGGTCTGCGTGGGCGGGAAGTGCACGACGGCACAATGTCCCGCCGGCGGCACGAAGTGCCAGTACGGGTGCACCGACCTCCAGCTCTCGCCGGGCAACTGCGGCGCGTGCGGCCACGCCTGCAAGCCCGGCGACGTGTGCGTCAAGGGCCAGTGCCAGGCGAGCTGCCCGGGCAGCCTCTGCAGCGGCATCTGCGTCGACCTCGACACCGATCTCTACAACTGCGGCCGCTGCGGCGAGCGCTGCGACTACCGCCTGAGCGGTGGCGTCTGCACGGCCGGCAAGTGCGGGTGCGCGCCGGGGAAGCTCGCCTGTCGCGACCCGCAGCTCTACGCCGAAGCGTGCGTCGACCCGACGACGGACAATCGCAACTGCGGGGCCTGCGGCGTGGCCTGCGGGCCCGGCTCGCACTGCCAGGGCGGAAAGTGCGTCTGCGACCCCGGCACCGCGTGCGCCGGCAACTGCGAGGGCAAGTGCAAGCCGGGCGAGGTCTGCTCGGCGAGCACCTGCCTCACCGCCTGTCCGAGCGGCGCGACCCAATGCGGAGCCGTTTGTACGAGCCTGCTCTCCGACCCCAGCCACTGCGGGACCTGCGACACCCGCTGCGTCGGAGGTCAGATCTGCACCGCCGGGAAGTGCGCGTGTCCGGCGGGGCAGCAGACGTGCCAGGGGCGCTGCGCGGACCTGACCCTGGACAAGGACAACTGCGGGGCCTGCGGCAAGGGCTGCGGTCTCGGCCGGTGCGTGGCGGGCGCGTGCGTCTGCACCTACGGGCAGATCCTGTGCAACGGGAAATGCCTCTCCGCAGCCGACAACGAAAACTGCGGCGCCTGCGGCACGAAGTGCCCGGCCGGCACGCGCTGCGCGGGCAGCGGCATCTCCGGCACCGCTACCTGCCTGCCCACCGGCTGCAGCGGCTCGCAGACCAAGTGCTCCTCGGGGATGCCCAGCCCGGGAGCGCCCCCGCCCCCGCCGACCTGCGTCGATCTGCAGACGAGCGTCGCGAACTGCGGCGCCTGCGGGATGGACTGCAAGAAGATGGGCCCCTGCGGAGGCTTCTTTGGCGGCGACTGCTTCTGCATCGGCGGACAGTGCCAGGGCAGCTGCCCGGCCGGGCGCACGACCTGCACGGATCCCCTGACCATGACCAAGGTGTGTACCGACGCCCAGGCCGACCCGCAGAACTGCGGCACCTGCGGTACCAAGTGCGGCGCCGGCCTCGCCTGCTACAAGGGGCAGTGTCAGGCCTGTCCGAGCGGCGTCACCTCCTGCGCGGGCACCTGCGTCGATCTCCTGACCGCCGGCTAGCACTGCGGCGCCTGCGGACAAGCCTGCGTGTCGGGCGCGACCTGTCAGGCCGGACGGTGCGTCTGTCCGACGGGGCAGGCCTGGGGGTGCGGAGCCCTCGGCGCGCCGAAGTGTGCCGACTTCTTCGGGCCGACGGATTGCGGGCTCTGCTACAACACCTGCGGGCCCGGAACGACGTGCCTCGGGGGTACCTGCCAGTGCACCGCGCCGAGCCGACTCTGCCGCGGCTCGTGTGTCAACCCGCAGAAGGACCCCGCCAACTGTGGGAGCTGCGATAGCCCCTGCGGCAAGGGCCAGGTCTGTTCCAAGGGAGCCTGCAGCGCCACCTGCGCCTCGGGGCTGAGCGTCTGCGGCGCCAGCTGCGTCGACTTCCTCACCGACGCCGAGCACTGCGGAGGCTGCTACCGGAAGTGCGCGGCCCGCTCCAAGTGCGTGGCCGGGACGTGCAGCTAGCTCCGAGCGCAGCGGGGGCGCAGGGGTCGCGCGGTCAATCCCGCCAGCAGCGCACGCTCGAACACATCAGGGTCGCGATCGGCTGCCCCTGGTGGTCGAAGTATTGATTGCTCCGCACGCGCCCCAGGCCATCCCGCACCAGGCGCACCGCGTGCCACGCCCCGCGCGGGCAATCCCGGCCCGTATAGCACCCCGTGTACTTGGCCGGATTGCCCTGTCCGTCGAGGAGCAGCACCGCGAAGAGGCGGTGTCGCTCGTCGTAGATGCGCCGCTGGATCGCCGAGCCGAACACCTCCTTGCGCTTGCCGTCACCGTCGAAGTTCTCCGTCTCGATCAGGTGATCGTAGGCGTCGTAGCGGTAGCGCCGCACGGCCGTGCCGAAGTTCGTGCCGGGCGCCCCCTTGGTGTCCAGAAAGCGCTCCTCCTTCAGCCTCCCGGCGTCGTCGAAGACCTGGAGCTCCGCGTGGTGCCCGGTGCGCGCGCAGTCGGTCGGCGCGCCGTCGTCCCCGTGGCACGCAATGCGAACGCGGTTTCCAAAATCATCGTACTGATACCGGACCTCGTAGACCTCGTGGACCTCGTGCTTGCCCGGCAGGCCGAAGGCCGTCAGATGGCGCACCGCGATGATTCGCCCCTTGGCGTCTCGCGTGAAGAGCTCGTGCGCTGCCTGATGCCGGCCGCAGGCGATCGGCTGGTCGAGGAGGTTCAGGCACGACCGCCGGAGCTGCTGGCAGGCCTCGTTCAGCTGATAGCGCGTGGCGTGGACGCGCGCCGAGTCGGTCACCGGCTCGCGGTGGGGTCCCAGGTTGCGCTGCACCGCCGTGCAGCCCGCGGCGTCCACCTCGTAGGCCTCGGTGGTGATCCCGTACCGGTTCGCGCCGATGTCGCCGGTCAGCGAGAGGCAGGTCTCCTCGAGCGTCTCGCCCCGGGTCCCGTACCGGTAGCGCTTGCCGGCGCACCCGTCCTCGGTGTTCACCACCGGCTCGCCGTGCAGCCCGAGAAAGAGCTCGGTCACCGTCCGCCCCTGCGCGTCGCGCTCGCTCTTCACCCGGTGCACGCTGTTCGCGTCGAGCACGGCCTCACCCGTCTTGCCGAAGCGCTCCTCGTCGAGGACAAAGCCCTGGGCATTGCGTTTGAAACGGGTGAGCGCCACTCCCCGGAGGTCGTGCATCGCCTGCCCCGACCACTGCAGACACCCCACCTCCTCGGCCAGCCCGCGCGCGTCCAGCTTCAGCACGAGCGCCCCGCATCCGGAGAGCCCGTTCTCTCCGCTCAGCTTCCGCGTGCTGTAGCGCAGCCCCGACGGCTCGAAGGTCCGCGTCCAGTTCAGCGTTCCGTACGCGTCCACCTCGGAGAGGCGCCAGAGCTTGCCCGTGTCGCGCCACTCGAAGACGTAGCTCGCGAGCGCCCTGCCTCCGGGCCAGACCTTCTCGGCGAGGAGGAGCTGCGCCCCTTTGCGGTAGAGGCGCCAGTGTCGCGCGTTCGCGGGGCGCACGGTGCCCCGGCTGCAAACGAAGGTGGCGTGGTCCAGATCGCAATGGGCGTGCACCGACGCGCGGAGGCCCTTCTTGCTCGGCAGCGCCACCGACGTGGGCCGGGGTCCGCGGTCCGGCTCCTCCGCGAGAAAGAGCTGCTCCGTCCCCGCCGCTCGCGGCGTCGGGTAGTCCGGGTGCGGCCCCTTCTCGGGCAGGACCGGCCGCCGCGGGATCGGCGGAGGCAGCGCGCGGACCGGCGTGGGTCGCGCACGGATCCGGCGCCGGGTCTCGTCGAGCTGGCGCTGGAGCTCGGCCACGCGGCGCTTGCGCACCCGCTCTTTCTCCTTCGAGCGACACATGCCGACGAAGATCAGCGTCAGGATGATCGCGCCGAGGATCAGCGGACCGCACCCCGAGCCCTTGCCCTTGGTCTTGGCCTCAGCCGCCGGCGTCGACGACACGTCGTTCTTCTCCCATGTCTCGCGCTCCCAGACCTTCTTCCTGCGACGGCGCTTGCTCACCGCGGACCTCGTCGACCGGCGCATTATACAAGACGCCGTGTCGCTTGCCCTCCCTCGTGCCGGTCGCTAGGCTCCCCTCGCAGCCGCGACCCGACTCCCAGCCCGGAGTTCCCCTCATGCATCGCCCTCCTCGTCTCTCTCTTGGCGTCGGCCCCGCCTGGGCCGTCCTCCTCGCGCTCTCCTCGCCTCTGGCGGCCCACGCCGACTCGGCGCCGCTGGTCAGCGCGCGCGTGGCCGAGCTCAAGCCCCTTGTCGCGGAAAAGCCGAAGGACGTGACCGACCTCTTCGACGGAGCCTTCCTGGCGCAGGTCCCGGCCCCGAAGCTGGTCGAGGTCTTCCAGCAGTTCTACCGGCAGGCCGGCCCGGTGGCCGCAGCGGTACGCACCTCGGTCCAGCCTCCCTACCGGGCCGAGTACCGCTTCCTGACCCGCAGGGGCCGGCAGTTCCCCGTGCGCATCGGGCTGAGCAGCACGCCGCCGCACCGGATCACCACGCTCTGGTTCGGCCCCATCAGCGTCGCCGGCGCCACGATCCAGGATGGGCTCGCCGAGCTGAAGAAGCTCCCGGGAGAGGTCTCCTTCGCGCTCTGGGAGCTCGGCGCCGACGCGCCGCGCCCGGTGGCCGAGCTGAACCCGACGAAGGCGCTCGCCATCGGCTCCACCTTCAAGCTCTACATCCTGGGCGCGCTGATCGACGCCCTGGAGAAGGGGGAGAAGCGCTGGGACGAGCTCGTCCGCCTGCGGCGCGACCGCCGCTCTCTGCCGTCGGGGATCCTGCACGACTGGCCCGAACAGACGCCGCTCACCCTGCAGAGTCTGGCCTCGCTGATGGTCTCGATCAGCGACAACACCGCCACCGACCACCTGCTCTTCGCCGCGGGACGCGAGAAGGTCGAGGCGATGCTGGCTCCGATGGGCGTCGCGGCGCCGGCCCGCAATCGCCCCTTCCTGGCCACGCGAGAGCTCTTCTTCCTCAAGGAGCGCGGCCCGGCGGGGCTCGCCCGTCGCACCGCGTACCTCAAGCTCGACGAGGCCGCCCGCCGCCGGTATCTCGAGCGGGAGCTCGCGCGTCGCTCCCTCGACGGCTTTCTCGGGCTCGACCTCTCCACCCCGACGGCCATCGGGGCGCTCGAATGGTACGCCTCCGCCGCCGACCTCTGCCGGACCATGGACTGGCTACGGCGTCGCAGCGTCGGCCGCGCCTCCCCCGCCCGCGGGCTCCTCCGCATCAACAAGGGGCTCCTCTTCGCCGACGGCCGCTGGCGTTACGTGGGCTACAAGGGGGGCTCGGAGCCGGGGGTCCTGAACTTCACCTGGCTGCTCGAACGCAAGGACGGGAAGTGGTTCGCCCTCTCCGTGGGGTGGAACGACGCGAAGGCGCCCGTCACCGAGACGCGCCTCATCGAGATTGTGCAGGGGATGATCCTGGTCCTCGAGGGGGAGCTGGAGGCAAAGAAGGCGGTCCGTTGAGCGTGCTTATTTCAGGCGCTTGACGATCTCGCGCTCGAGGGGCGCCACCTCGGCGCTCTGCGCCACGAGGCGACCCGCCCCGTCGAGGAGGAAGGCCTGCGGCAAGCGGAGACTCTCCCCCTTCGCCACGCCGAAGCGCTTGGCCACCACCGTGTACTTGTCCCAGACCGCGACGAGCCCGAGTCCCTCGCCCTTGAAGTAGCTCGCCGCCCGCGCCCGCGCCTCCTCGCGATCCGCGTCCCCGGGCGGCACGGCGACCACCACCACGCGCAGCCCCCTGCCCGCGAGACGCCGCTCCAGAGCGGCCCACCGTGGAAGCGCCGCCTTGCAGGGCTTGCAGACCTCGGAGAAGAACTCCACCACCACGAGCCTGGCCTCCGCGCGCACCCGCTTCAGGCTCACGAGCCGGTCCGCGAAGTCGTAGAGCTCGAAGTCGCGCGACGGCTCGCCCCTCGCGCCGCCCGCACCGAGCAGGGAGAACGCGACGCACGCCACCGCGACCGTCTTCCGCGGGGCGCGCCGTTCGCTCCGGCCCATCACGACCCCGCGCGGGGGAGCCGCGCCACGAGCTGTCCCAGGCACTCGTCGAGCGCCTTCTTCACCGCCTCGGCGCGGCCGATGTGGCCGGCCTTGACCGGCCCGAGCTCGGCGCTCGCCTGCACCTTCCCGTCCACCGCGTCCACCAGGCGAAAGCCGCACCGCGCCTCGGCGTAGAACTCCCCGTCCGTGGACGTGAGGAAGCGCGCCCCGAAGGTGGCCACGAGCACCCGCGCCGCGAGCACCCGCGCCGCCGTCTGGAGCGCGACCGGCATCTCCCGCACCTCCTTGACCCCGAGTCGCTCGGGCGCCGGGCTCAGCCCGCGCTCGGTGAGAGCCGCCTCCACCCGCTGCGTGAGGCTCCCGGCGCAGGTCTCCGGCGTGTCGCTCTCGCAGGCCACGCCGAGGAGCACCCGGTTGGCCACCCGCGTCTGCGCCTTCTTCAGCTCCCTGCGCGGAAAGGCGACCAGCACCCACGCGTCCACGATGGTCCCCCCGCCCCCCTCGCGTCGCTCGAAGTACTCGTCCTCCACGAACTTGCCGCCGAGGCGCACCGTCGGATCGCCGACGGTCTGCCGGAGCTGCTGCTCGGCGTCGGCCTGGGCGCACTCGCGGGCCTGCCCCACGCTGGACCGCTCGCGACACGCCCCCGTGACGTAGAAGAAGTCGGGGTGGCTGCGATTCGGGCGCGGCACCCAGGCCGGGCGCACCACGCGCGTCCCCTGCCCCGAGAGCTGCACGTTGCCGCTCGGACAGGCCGTCAAGCCGAGCGCCAGGACCATTACGACGTTCCGTTTTAGTACGTTCATTCGCTATGGCTTCCTTCGGCGCAAGATGAGCCCGCTATCACCGACCACGAAAAGCGTGCCGTCGGCCGCGCCCCAAATAGAATACATCTTCTTGTTCTGCGAGGGCTTGGCCCCCTCGGGCATCACCTGAGCCACGCAGGTGGTCCCGCAGCGCTCGACCGGACTGAAGTCCGCGCCGTAGCCACCCCCCTCGCCCACGACGAAGAGGTCGCTCCCGGGGAGGAGCCAGAGGTCACGGGCCGTCCACCTGGCCCGGGCCGGGGCGGCGACCTTCCAGCTTCCCCCCGCGTACTCGAAGACCTCCGAGGAGGCCCCGACCGCGACGAGCCGCGACCCGTCCCCCGCCACCGCGTCGAGCGCCACGCGCTTGCCGAGGTTCTTCTCCACCCAGACCGAACCCGTGTAGTGCTTCGCGTGGGGCGAGTCCCCGACGATCGCGATCTCGTTCCCTTCCACCCAGAGGTCCACCCCGGAGAAGGCCAGGTTCACCTCGGGCACGGTCTCCCAGCGCGTGCCACCCGCGTGTCGGAAGAGGGCGTGGTAGGGCTTGCCGTTCGTGCTCCCCACCGCGTAGAGCTGCGCCGCCGTCCCCGCGATGGCGGCGATGCCGTAGCCCTCCTTGAGCTCCGTGCCGCTCGTCTTGTCGAAGAGCTGCTGCCTGGTCCAGGCGCGCCCGTCGTAGGCTACGAGGAGCGAGCCTCCCCCGGCGTAGAGCTCGCTCTTCGAGCGGCCCCAGATGGCCACGAGCCCACCGCTGGCGCCGAAGCTGTGCGTCACGCGCGACCAGTCGAGCCCCTGTCCCTGATAGGTGAGGATCGTCGGACCGGGCCCCACGGCCCAGACCTCGCTCGCACTCGCGCCCCAGACGGCCGCCAGGGCCGTATCCACGGGGCTGCGCATCACCTCCCAGCTCGAGGCGGCCGCGCTCTTCGAGCGGCAGAGGCCCTCCTCACAGACGAGGCCCGTCTTGCAGATCCCCTTGTCGTTGCACGGACCGCCCTCCTCCATCCCCGGGATCGAGACGCAGCGCAGCAGCCCCACCGCGAGCAGGAGCCCGGAGAGAAAACCGATCGTGCGGAGACGCTGCATGACGTGGCCCGACGCTGACCCCAGAGTTCACCTGATAGGTGCCGCCTGAGCGGCGAGATGGTACGTGAAGCACCTCAGAACCGTCCACCCCACCGGAGGGCGACACCCGAGGACGCGGCGGTCGCGGAGGGGAGTCGGTCGAGGCGGAAGCGACCCACGGTCACGGGCCGCTCCACGCGAGGCGCCGCGAGGATGAGCCAGAGCCCGATTCCGGCCGAGGCCGCGCCGATCCCCGTCAGCACCCAGCCCGTGGTCTGCGCCGACTTGGCTGCGCCGGCGGCCGTCTCGAGCTCGCTCGGCGAGGCGGCCTCTCGCGCCTTGTTCACCTCCTGCGCGGTCTTGGC
This genomic window contains:
- a CDS encoding serine hydrolase, which produces MHRPPRLSLGVGPAWAVLLALSSPLAAHADSAPLVSARVAELKPLVAEKPKDVTDLFDGAFLAQVPAPKLVEVFQQFYRQAGPVAAAVRTSVQPPYRAEYRFLTRRGRQFPVRIGLSSTPPHRITTLWFGPISVAGATIQDGLAELKKLPGEVSFALWELGADAPRPVAELNPTKALAIGSTFKLYILGALIDALEKGEKRWDELVRLRRDRRSLPSGILHDWPEQTPLTLQSLASLMVSISDNTATDHLLFAAGREKVEAMLAPMGVAAPARNRPFLATRELFFLKERGPAGLARRTAYLKLDEAARRRYLERELARRSLDGFLGLDLSTPTAIGALEWYASAADLCRTMDWLRRRSVGRASPARGLLRINKGLLFADGRWRYVGYKGGSEPGVLNFTWLLERKDGKWFALSVGWNDAKAPVTETRLIEIVQGMILVLEGELEAKKAVR
- a CDS encoding TlpA family protein disulfide reductase codes for the protein MACVAFSLLGAGGARGEPSRDFELYDFADRLVSLKRVRAEARLVVVEFFSEVCKPCKAALPRWAALERRLAGRGLRVVVVAVPPGDADREEARARAASYFKGEGLGLVAVWDKYTVVAKRFGVAKGESLRLPQAFLLDGAGRLVAQSAEVAPLEREIVKRLK